In the genome of Streptomyces sp. SLBN-118, the window CTCGAGGTTGACCGGGTCTCCGGGCTGCTTGAGGCCGAGCGTGGTCAGCGCGAGGGTGGTGGGGATGAGGCTGATGGTGAAGTAGTCGCGTCCGGCGTCGACGACCGTGAGGCTCACCCCGTCGACGGTGATGGAGCCCTTTTCGACGACATAGCGTGCGAGGTCGCCGGGGAGGGAGATCTTCACGATCTCCCAGTTCTCCGAGGGCTTCCGCTCGACGATGGTGCCCGTGCCGTCGACATGGCCCTGGACGATGTGCCCGCCGAGCCTGTCACCGACGGCCATGGGCCGCTCCAGGTTGACCCTGGAGCCTTCCTGGAGCGCGCCGAGGCTGGAGCGGCTCAGCGTCTCGGCCATCACATCGGCGGTGAACTCACCGTCGCCGAACTCGACGACGGTGAGGCAGACGCCGTTGACGGCGATGGAGTCGCCGTGCCGGGCGCCTTCGGTGACGACGGGGCCGCGCAGTCGGAAGCGGGAGGAGTCACCGAGGTTCTCTACGGCGGTGACCTCACCCAGTTCTTCAACGATTCCGGTGAACACGCTCAGCGCTCCTTCGGGGCGGTGTGGGGTACGGCGGTGATACGCAGATCGGGCCCGATGCGTACGGTCTCGGTCAGCTCGAGCCGCAACGCTTCGGTGATCGTGGAGATTCCTGCGTCGGCGAGGGCGGCGGGGCCCGCGCCGAGGAGGACGGGGGCGAGATAGCCGACGACCTTGTCGACAGCTCCCGCGGCGACGAAGGCTCCGGCGAGCGTCGGGCCGCCTTCGAGCAGTACGGAGCGGATGCCGCGCCGGTGGAGGGCTTCCAGCAGGGCCGCCACGGACAGGCCCCGCCCGGCGCGAGGCAGCGTCATGACCTGTACGGCGTCGGGCAGTTGGGGCTCGGCGTCCTCGGCCACCGCGATCAGCGTGGGCGCGGCGTCGTCGAGGACTCGGGCGCCCGGCCCGACAGCGGTGGCCTCGGTGTCGAGAACCACCCGCAGGGGCTGGACGGCGCCTTCGATGCCACGCACCGCGAGATGGGGGTCGTCGGCGCGGGCCGTCCCCGACCCGACGATCACGGCGTCGGCCTCGGCGCGCAGCCGGTGGACGTCGGCGCGCGACTCGGGCGAGGTGATCCAGCGGCTGCTGCGGTCCCCGGCCGCGATGCGGCCGTCGAGGGTGGCCGCGTACTTCCACAGGACGTAGGGGCGGCCGAGGCGCACGGAGGTGAGCCAGGCGATGTTGCCCGCCTCGGCCTCGTCGGCGAGCAGGCCCGACTCGACCCGGACTCCGGCGGCACGCAGGGTGTCGCCGCCGCCGGTGGCCTGCGGGTTGGGGTCTGCGACCGCGTAGACGACCCGGCTGATCCCGGCCTCGATGAGCGCCTGGGCGCAGGGGCCGGTGCGGCCGATGTGGTTGCAGGGTTCGAGGGTGACGTACGCGGTGCCGCCGCGGGCCCGATCGCCCGCGTCACGCAGGGCGTTGACCTCGGCGTGCGGGCCGCCGGCGCGCTGGTGGTGGCCGGCGCCCACAGGCTGTCCGGCGGCGTCGAGTATCACGCACCCGACGACCGGGTTGGGGCTGGTGGAGCCGAGTCCGCGGGCGGCGAGCGTGATGGCTCGGCGCATGGCGTTCACGTCGGCTGCGGTGGCCACCGGGTCCTCCTGCCTCTTCGGGCACGGACTCCGGGGCCTGTCGATGACGACAGAGAGCGGAACAACGCTTCGCGGCAGTCGCCGGGACCGAGCACACAGACCGCCGCTTGAGCGGCGATCAGCCACTACGGCCGGCATACCGGAAAGGTCGCCCGCCGCGCACTGCCTCCCATCCGGACTTTCACCGTCGGTCCAGGAATTTCACCTGGTCAACCGGCCGCTGGATGCGGACGGGTCGCGGACTATAACCGCCGGTTCGGAATTACACCGACCCCGGAGTGCGCTGCTGCTGATACAGGGCCAGTGTGCCATGCCGCGCATGGGCTGTACGAGTGACCGACTGTGGACTGGCTCACAAGGCTCTGTCCGGTCGGCTGGTTCTGACCTATTGACGACACTGGTCTAGTCCTTTTAGTCTCGGCGGCATCTCCGCTGTCCGTGGGGTGTCGACCGTCCGGCGGCGGAGAACCGGCCCTTGCCGCCGCCGGGCCCTCGGCTCGCGGCCTTGGGCTCACGGCCTTTCGGCTCGCGGTATCCGGGAACCTCTGGCCACCCCCTCGTGCGGCTCAGCCGCGAAGGGTGAAAACCTCGTCCTGCGCCGCCTCGCGCGCCGTGATCAGCGCTCCGCTCAGGACCGCCGTGCCGCCCAGCTCTCCGGCACGCACCCGGGTACGCAGCGGGGAGAGGCCGGCCAGCCGCGACTCGACCCGGGCCGCCAGCTCCGCGCCGCCCGCATGCCCGACCTCACCGCCGAGGACCACACAACCCGGGTCGAGTACAGACGCGACCGCGGCCACACCGAGGGACAGCCGTTGGGCGAGGCCGTCGAGGAAGTCGCCCCGCCCGGCCGCAACTGCCGCCTGCACCAGCGCCGCGGCCGGGGGCTCCCCGCGCCGGTCGGCATCGATGCCGTGCTCATCGGCGAGCTCGCAGATCGCGGCGGATCCGGCCAGTGAATGGAAGCCGCCCGCGCAGTCGACCGCGGAGGGGATGCCCGCCGTGCCGGGCACCGGCAGGAAGCCGATCTCACCCGCGCCTCCGGAGGCACCCTTGCGGAGCCTGCCGTCCAGGAAGAGGGCCGCCCCGACACCGTGTCCGAGCCACAGCAGGACAAAGGTGTCGCGGTCGCGGGCCGCGCCGAGGCGCTGTTCCGCGACGGCCGCCAGATTGGTCTCGTTCTCGACGAGCACCCTGGCGGGCAGCCGCTCCTGGAGGGCTGCGACCAGTCGGCGGTGCCAGGCGGGCAGACCGGAGGTGTCGCGCAGCTCCCCGGTGACAGGGTCGATCAGGCCGGGCGCGCCGATGCCGACGCTGTGGAGCCGGGGCGCGCCCGCCTCCCGCGCGGTCCGCTCCAGCAGCGCGACCGCCTGCTGGACCGCCGGCTCGGTGCCGGTGTCACCGCCGATCGGGAGTGAGGCCTCGGCGAGGGTGGCGCCGAGCAGGTCCGCGACGACGACGGCCACGCTCTGGGTCCGCACGTCGAGGGCGGCCAGGTGGGCCCGGTCCGCGACGATGCCGTACACCCTGGCATTGGGGCCACGGCGATCCGCGCCCGCCTCCCCGACGACCCGGATCAGGCCTGAGCCCTGCAGGCGCTCCACCAGGTCGGCGACGGTTGGCCGGGAGAGTCCGGTCCTGGTCTTGAGCTGCCCTGCCGTCAACGGGCCTTCCTGCTGCAGCAGTTGCAGCGCGTGCCGGTCGTTGATGGCACGGGCGGTGCTCGGTGATGCGGGCATGCCGGAATCCTTCCAGATCCCCGCCCTCACTATTTATCAGGCAGGGTCCCTGATAGTTTACGCACCACGACGACGGGGAGGGGCAAGGGCATGGCGAACGAAGTGGTCTTCAGTCAGGGGACGTTGAAGCGGGCACGGTATGCCATCGCCGCCGTCTTCTGCGTGCACGGGGCTGTCACCGGCAGTTTCGCCACCCGGATCCCCTGGATCCAGGACCATGCGTCGGTCGGCGCCGCGCAGCTCGGTCTCGCACTCGCCTTCCCCGCGCTCGGCGCGTCCGTGGCGATGCCGCTGGCCGGAGCGGTCAGCCACCGCTTCGGCGCACGCAACGCCCTGCGGGGGCTGATCGTCCTGTGGACCCTCTCGCTGACCCTGCCGTCCTTCGCCCCGAATCTGCTCGCGCTGTGCGGGGCGCTCTTTGTGTTCGGGGCGGCGGCGGGGATGTCCGACGTGGCCATGAACGCCCTCGGGGTCGAGACCGAGAACCGGCTCGACCGGTCGATCATGTCCGGGCTGCACGGCATGTGGAGCGCGGGGGCGCTGATCGGCTCGGCGGGCGGCACGCTCGCGGCACATCTGGGCAGCGACGCCCGGCTGCACCACGCGCTCGCCGCCGTGACCCTCACCGTGCTCGGGCTCGCCGCCTGTCAGGGCGTACTGGACCTGCGCAGCGCGCCGGACGAGACACCGCCGCCGCGGTTCGCGCTGCCGCCCAGGTCGGCTCTGGTCATCGGCGCGATCGGGTTCTGCGCGGTGTTCGCGGAGGGCGCGAGTCTGGACTGGTCGGCGGTGTATCTGCGGGACGAGCTGGATACGTCGGCAGGTCTCGCCGCCGCGTCCACCACCGCGTTCGCGCTGACCATGGCGGTGGCGCGGCTGGCCGGCGACCGGATCGTGGACCGCTTCGGGCCCGTGCGCACCGTACGGGTGGGCGGTGTGCTGGCAACGGCGGGCGGACTGCTGGTGGTCCTCGCGCCGCATCCGGCCGTGGCGATGACCGGCTTCGCGTTCATCGGTCTGGGGGTCGCCGTCGTCGTACCGCTGGCCTTCGCGGCGGCGGGGCGCAGCGGGCCGAACCCGAGCCAGGCGATCGCGGGCGTCGCCACGATCACGTACACCTCGGGGCTGATCGCACCCTCGGCGATCGGGGCGGTGGCCGACGCGACGAGTCTGGTCGTCTCCTTCGGCCTGGTGACGGCACTTGCGTTCGGTCTGGTCGTGGGCGCGGGGGTGCTGCGGTCGGCGGGGCGGGACAGCATGCAGTCCGGCGTCGCGGAGGCGGTGGCCGAGCGGCTGCCGTGAAGGGCGCCGCGGAAGGGGCAGGGGTCCGCCCCGGACCCCTCACGGCCTGACGGCGTACTCCCTCAGCCCGCGATCGAGTCCAGCTGTTCCACCACGGGCAGCAGCGCCCACAGGTCACCACCCGTTGGCGGCTGAAGCCCCGGTACCGCCGCCCTCGCCCCGGCGTCACCGGCGTCCGCCGCCGCGCGCACCACGTCACTCGCCGCGTACCGGTAGAACTCGAGCTCGGGATGCGGCCAGGCCGAGGCCTCTGTCGCCGCCGGCAGCAGATAGTCGACCGCCTTGAGCAGGCTCTGCCCCTGCGGGCCCCGGTACGCCCACAGGTCCTCCGTTCCGGTCAAGCCCCGGCCCGTCACCGCGCCATTTCGCCGCCGCCTGGGACGCTGCCTGCATGGCGCAGATGGAACACGTCGCGGCCCGGGCCGACCGTCGCCGCTCCCCGGTCGACTCGGTGATGGAACGGATGCAGGCGCTGCGCGACGACTGGCCCGCCACGGACGGGGTCGCCGTCTTCAACCGGGTCTATCTGGCCGTCACCGAGGAGATCGACCGGCAGATCGACGGCGGCGGCTTCCCGGACCGGCGGGCCGCCGCCACGCTCGACGCGCTGTTCGCCCGCCGCTATCTGGCCGCAGTGGACGCGGCTGCGGAGGGTCGCCGTCCGCCTGCCTGCTGGCGGCCGTTGTTCCAGTACCGGCGCCATCCCGGCGTACGGCCGCTGCAGTTCGCCCTCGCCGGCATCAATGCGCACATCGGGCACGATCTGGCACTCGCCCTGGTCGACACCTGCCGGGCGCTCGACTGCGAACCCGCCGATCTTGAGGTCGAGTTCGACCGCGTCGGCGACATCCTCACCCTCCTTGAGGAGCGCATCCGCGAGGATCTGATGCCGGGCCCCGATCTCCTGGAGATCGCCGATCCGCTCACCCACCTGGTCGGGTCCTGGAGCCTCGACCGGGCTCGCGAGGGCGCCTGGTCGGCGGCGCGGCTGTTGTGGGGAGTACGAGAACTCCCCGGCCTGGCCGAGGAGTTCACCGAACGGCTCGACACGGGTGTCGGTCTCGTCGGGCGCTGTCTGCTCACGCCCTGGCGCTGACCGCCAGGGCCGCCGGAGGGCCCGGCCCGGTCGGCACACGGCGGACGGCGTGGAGAGTTGAACACCGTCCGGGGCCGGCCGGATCGCGGTCGGCCCCGGAGGGTCGCTTTCAGTCCTCCGGCAGTTCGACCGGAGCGATCTCGTCGTACAGGTCGCCGGGGCCCGGGTTGCTCGGGTCGGTCGCCCCGCCGAGCTGGTGCATCACGCCCCACACCGCGTTCAGCGCGGTCTGCACGGCGCCCTCGGCCCAGCCCGCCGTCCAGGAGATGTCGTCGCCCGCCAGGAAGATGCCGCGCTTGTCCGCGGGCAGCCGGTCCTGCATGAAGTGCGTGAACAGACGCCGCTGGTAACGGTAGTGGCCCGGCAGGTTCGCCTTGAACGCGCCCATGAAGTACGGCTCGTTCTCCCAGGACACGGTGACCGGGTTGCCGATGATGTGGCTGCGGACGTCGACGTTCGGGTAGATCTCACCGAGCGACTTGAGCATGACCTCCATCCGCTCGTTCGCAGACAGGGGCAGCCACTTGAGGCTGTCGTCGCACCAGGTGTACGAGAGGCAGATGACGGCCGGCTTGTCGGGCCCGTTGTCGAGCAGGTACGTGCCGCGGGTCATCCGGTCGGTGAGCGTCATCGACATGACGTCGCGGCCGGTGACCTCGTCCTTGTCCAGCCAGAACGGCCGGTCGACCGGGACGAACAGCTTGGACGACTCCATGTAGTGGGTGCGCTCCATCGCCGTCCAGTGGTCGATGGGGAACAGCGAGTCGTCGCAGGCGATCTTGGAAAGCAGCATCCAGGACTGCGCGGTGAAGATGGCCGCCTGGTAGGTACGGATGTCGCCCGAGGCATCGGTGACGGTGATCCGGTTGCCCGCGGTGCGGTGCAGCCGGGTCACGGCCGGCTTCGGGTCGCCCTCGTGGAGGGACGACAGCGAGGTACCGGGCGCCCAGTAGGTGATCTTTGCGGGCTCGCGCTCCCAGAGCCGCAGCGGCAGCTGCTGGCTGCCCTCGACGATGCCGCGGTGGTGGTCGTCGGCCTCGGAGTAGACGACGCGCAGGATCTCCAGGATGGAGTTGGGGAAGTCGGTGTCCCAGCCGCCGGTGCCGAAGCCGACCTGGCCGAAGATCTCGCGGTGCCGGAAGGACTTGAAGGCCTCGGAATCGCAGAGGAAGCCGTAGAAGGTCTGGTTGTCGAGCTTCTCGACCAGCTTCGCCCAGATCTCGCGGATGCGCGGCACATCGCGCTCGCGCATGGCGCGGTTCATGTCGGAGAAGTCGGCGCCCTCCTCCAGACAGGCGTTCCAGGCGTCCATCACATCGCGGTAGACCTGGGGCAGGTCGTCGATGGTCTCGGCGTAGTGCGACTCGCCCTTGAGGTCGACGACCGTCGACGGGGTGCTGGGGGCGAGGGGGTTGGGGAAGGGCTGCGTGGTCAGACCGACCAGGTCGATGTAGTGCTGCAGCGCGGTCGAGGAGGGCGGGAAGCGCATCGCGCCCATCTCGGCGGACAGCTCGTCCGTACCGGTGCCCTCGAAGCCGACGGTGCGCAGCCGGCCGCCGATCTTGTCCGCCTCGTAGACGACCGGCTTGAGGCCCATCTTCATCAGCTCGTACGCGGCGACGATGCCGGAGAGCCCGCCTCCGATGACGGCGACCTCGGTGCCGTGCTCGGTCGCGGGTATCTGGCCCAGTCCCGCCGGGTGGGCGAGGAAGTCGTCGTACGCGTACGGAAAGTCCGGACCGAACATGGTGATCGGCGGCTGCTCGTCGGAGTGCTGGACAGCAGTGGTGGGCACCGTGGACGTCATGGGGTACGGACTCCTTGCGGGGAAAGCGTGTGCGGCGAGCGGGGAGAGGTTCAGAGGAGGGACCCGTACAGGTCCGGGCGGCGGTCGCGCAGATAGGGATTGGCCTCGCGGGAGGCGCTCAGCAGGGCCGGATCCACCTCGCCGACGAGCAGTTCTTCGCCGCGTCCGGCCCGGACGCGGGTCGTGCCGTCGGGGCTCGCCAGACAGCTGAGTCCGACGAACTCGAACTCCCCTTCCGCGCCGGTCCTGTTGACGTACGCGATGTACATCTGGCTCTCGAAGGCCCGCACCGGGACGACCGACTCGGCCACGAACTGGAAGGGGTGCATCTGCGCGGTGGGCACGAGCAGCAGATCGGTCCCGGCGAGCGCCTGCGCCCGGACGTTCTCCGGGAACTCCACGTCGTAGCAGATCAGCATGCCGAGCCGGATCCCGCCGAGCTCGGCCTGGACGACCGGCTGGTCGCCGGGGGTGAACCACTGCTGCTCGAAGCAGCCGAAGAGATGGGTCTTGCGGTAGTTCGCGAGGCTCTCGCCGTCGGGGCCGATCAGCTGCGCGGAGTTGAAGATCTTCTCGCCCTCCCGCTCGGGATACCCGTACATCACCGCGATGCCGTGGCGGCGCGCGATCTCGGCGACGGACCGGGCGGCGGGGCCGTCGGCGGGCTCCGCCAGGACAGGCACCTGGTCGCCGATCGCGTACCCCGTCAGAAACATCTCGGGGCCGATCAGCAGTCCGGCACCGGCCGCCGCCGCGCGGGCCGCGGCCTCGTCGAGCACCTTCAGGTTCTCGGCGACCGAGCCCGGTCGGCCGGAGCTCTGGAGCAGGGCGGTGCGCAGCGGGGGCATCGGCAACCTCTGGGCGATGTATGCGGGGTGAAGAAGACGTTAAAAACGGTACGGTCCGGACTCCTGCCGGGACAAGGCGCGACCGTTGCGTGTCGATGGTCGATCCATTGCGCTGTGCGCGCCCGGAGCGGCGATTCGTTGCGTGCCGCGCGATCAGAGCGCAGCCGCAGGTCCGGCCAGGGTCGCGGGATCCACCTTAGGCGGGCGCGCCCGACGAGAAGCGCCGCAGCAGCGGGGAGAGCACCAGCACCGACTTGGTCCGCACCACGAACGGCTCGCCCGCGATCCGCTCCAGCACGCGCTCGAAGTGGCGCATGTCGGAGGCGAAGACCTGGACGATCGCGTCCGCCTCACCGGTGACGGTGGAGGCGGACACGACCTCCGGGTAGCGCTCCATGCCGCGGCGGATGTCCTCGGGCGAGGTGTTGTGGCGACAGTAGATCTCGACGAAGCCCTCGGTCTCCCAGCCGAGAGCCGCCGGGTCCACCCGGACGGTGAACCCGGTGATGGCGCCTTCGGCGCGCAGTCTGTCGACCCGCCGCTTGACGGCGGGCGCGGAGAGGCCGACCTCGGAGCCGATGTCCGCGAAGGAGCGGCGGGCGTCCTCGGCGAGGGCGTGGACGATGCGTTCGTCGAGTTCGTTCAGTCGCACTGCGGGTGGATCACTTCTCTGCCGTGGCCAGTCGGGAGCGGCGCATGCCGTATCCGAAGTAGAACACGAGGCCGACGATCATCCAGCCACCGAAGACCATCCAGGTGGTGCCCGGCATCGTGTACATCAGGTAGGCGCAGAAGAGGAAGCCGAGGATCGGGGTGAGGGGGAAGAGCATCACCCTGAAGGTGCGGTTCATCTCGGGGCGCTTGTAGCGAAGGATCACCACGGCGACGTTGACCAGCGCGAAGGCGAAGAGCGTGCCGATGCTGGTGGCGTTGGCCAGTTCACCCAGCGGGATGAAGGCCGCGAGGGCACCGCAGAAGACCGAGACGATGACCGTGTTGGCGCGGGGGGCACCCGTGCGCGGGTTCACCTTGGCGAACAGTTTGGGAACGAGTCCGTCGCGGGACATCGCGAACAGGATGCGGGTCTGGCCGTAGAGCACGGCGAAGACCACCGACGCGATGGCGACGACCGCGCCCGCGGCGAGCACCACGCCCCAGACGCTCTGGCCGGTGACGTCCTTCATGATCTGGGCGAGGGCCGCCTCGGTGCCCTCGAAGTCCTGCCAGGGCATGGCACCGACAGCGACGAGCGCGACCAGGCAGTACAGCACCGTGACGACCAGCAGCGACAGCATGATCGCGCGCGGCAGGTCCCGCTTGGGGTTCTTGGCCTCCTCACCGGCGGTGGAGGCCGCGTCGAAGCCGATGTACGAGAAGAAGAGGCTGGCCGCGGCGGCGCTGATCCCGGTGACGCCGAGCGGGGCGAGCGGGGTGTAGTTGCCGGCCTTGATGCCCATGAAGCCGATGCCGATGAAGAGCAGCAGCGTCACGATCTTCACGCCGACCATGATCGAGTTGACCCGGGCGCTCTCCTTGGCACCGCCCATCAGGAAGACCATGGCGAGCAGCACGACCACCAGGGCCGGCAGGTTGATGAGGCCGCCCTCGCCCATCGGTGCGGAGACCGCGTCGGGAATGGTGACGCCGATCGTGCCGTCGAGGAGCTCGTTGAGGTATTCGCCCCAGCCGACGGCCACGGCGGCGACCGAGACTCCGTACTCCAGGATCAGACACCAGCCGCAGATCCAGGCGACGATCTCGCCCATGGTGGCGTAC includes:
- a CDS encoding riboflavin synthase, with the translated sequence MFTGIVEELGEVTAVENLGDSSRFRLRGPVVTEGARHGDSIAVNGVCLTVVEFGDGEFTADVMAETLSRSSLGALQEGSRVNLERPMAVGDRLGGHIVQGHVDGTGTIVERKPSENWEIVKISLPGDLARYVVEKGSITVDGVSLTVVDAGRDYFTISLIPTTLALTTLGLKQPGDPVNLEVDVIAKYVERLLGARSADAAEAGVSAT
- the ribD gene encoding bifunctional diaminohydroxyphosphoribosylaminopyrimidine deaminase/5-amino-6-(5-phosphoribosylamino)uracil reductase RibD; this translates as MATAADVNAMRRAITLAARGLGSTSPNPVVGCVILDAAGQPVGAGHHQRAGGPHAEVNALRDAGDRARGGTAYVTLEPCNHIGRTGPCAQALIEAGISRVVYAVADPNPQATGGGDTLRAAGVRVESGLLADEAEAGNIAWLTSVRLGRPYVLWKYAATLDGRIAAGDRSSRWITSPESRADVHRLRAEADAVIVGSGTARADDPHLAVRGIEGAVQPLRVVLDTEATAVGPGARVLDDAAPTLIAVAEDAEPQLPDAVQVMTLPRAGRGLSVAALLEALHRRGIRSVLLEGGPTLAGAFVAAGAVDKVVGYLAPVLLGAGPAALADAGISTITEALRLELTETVRIGPDLRITAVPHTAPKER
- a CDS encoding ROK family transcriptional regulator — protein: MPASPSTARAINDRHALQLLQQEGPLTAGQLKTRTGLSRPTVADLVERLQGSGLIRVVGEAGADRRGPNARVYGIVADRAHLAALDVRTQSVAVVVADLLGATLAEASLPIGGDTGTEPAVQQAVALLERTAREAGAPRLHSVGIGAPGLIDPVTGELRDTSGLPAWHRRLVAALQERLPARVLVENETNLAAVAEQRLGAARDRDTFVLLWLGHGVGAALFLDGRLRKGASGGAGEIGFLPVPGTAGIPSAVDCAGGFHSLAGSAAICELADEHGIDADRRGEPPAAALVQAAVAAGRGDFLDGLAQRLSLGVAAVASVLDPGCVVLGGEVGHAGGAELAARVESRLAGLSPLRTRVRAGELGGTAVLSGALITAREAAQDEVFTLRG
- a CDS encoding MFS transporter; the protein is MANEVVFSQGTLKRARYAIAAVFCVHGAVTGSFATRIPWIQDHASVGAAQLGLALAFPALGASVAMPLAGAVSHRFGARNALRGLIVLWTLSLTLPSFAPNLLALCGALFVFGAAAGMSDVAMNALGVETENRLDRSIMSGLHGMWSAGALIGSAGGTLAAHLGSDARLHHALAAVTLTVLGLAACQGVLDLRSAPDETPPPRFALPPRSALVIGAIGFCAVFAEGASLDWSAVYLRDELDTSAGLAAASTTAFALTMAVARLAGDRIVDRFGPVRTVRVGGVLATAGGLLVVLAPHPAVAMTGFAFIGLGVAVVVPLAFAAAGRSGPNPSQAIAGVATITYTSGLIAPSAIGAVADATSLVVSFGLVTALAFGLVVGAGVLRSAGRDSMQSGVAEAVAERLP
- a CDS encoding DUF5995 family protein, whose translation is MAQMEHVAARADRRRSPVDSVMERMQALRDDWPATDGVAVFNRVYLAVTEEIDRQIDGGGFPDRRAAATLDALFARRYLAAVDAAAEGRRPPACWRPLFQYRRHPGVRPLQFALAGINAHIGHDLALALVDTCRALDCEPADLEVEFDRVGDILTLLEERIREDLMPGPDLLEIADPLTHLVGSWSLDRAREGAWSAARLLWGVRELPGLAEEFTERLDTGVGLVGRCLLTPWR
- a CDS encoding NAD(P)/FAD-dependent oxidoreductase, whose protein sequence is MTSTVPTTAVQHSDEQPPITMFGPDFPYAYDDFLAHPAGLGQIPATEHGTEVAVIGGGLSGIVAAYELMKMGLKPVVYEADKIGGRLRTVGFEGTGTDELSAEMGAMRFPPSSTALQHYIDLVGLTTQPFPNPLAPSTPSTVVDLKGESHYAETIDDLPQVYRDVMDAWNACLEEGADFSDMNRAMRERDVPRIREIWAKLVEKLDNQTFYGFLCDSEAFKSFRHREIFGQVGFGTGGWDTDFPNSILEILRVVYSEADDHHRGIVEGSQQLPLRLWEREPAKITYWAPGTSLSSLHEGDPKPAVTRLHRTAGNRITVTDASGDIRTYQAAIFTAQSWMLLSKIACDDSLFPIDHWTAMERTHYMESSKLFVPVDRPFWLDKDEVTGRDVMSMTLTDRMTRGTYLLDNGPDKPAVICLSYTWCDDSLKWLPLSANERMEVMLKSLGEIYPNVDVRSHIIGNPVTVSWENEPYFMGAFKANLPGHYRYQRRLFTHFMQDRLPADKRGIFLAGDDISWTAGWAEGAVQTALNAVWGVMHQLGGATDPSNPGPGDLYDEIAPVELPED
- a CDS encoding carbon-nitrogen hydrolase family protein, with the translated sequence MPPLRTALLQSSGRPGSVAENLKVLDEAAARAAAAGAGLLIGPEMFLTGYAIGDQVPVLAEPADGPAARSVAEIARRHGIAVMYGYPEREGEKIFNSAQLIGPDGESLANYRKTHLFGCFEQQWFTPGDQPVVQAELGGIRLGMLICYDVEFPENVRAQALAGTDLLLVPTAQMHPFQFVAESVVPVRAFESQMYIAYVNRTGAEGEFEFVGLSCLASPDGTTRVRAGRGEELLVGEVDPALLSASREANPYLRDRRPDLYGSLL
- a CDS encoding Lrp/AsnC family transcriptional regulator, yielding MRLNELDERIVHALAEDARRSFADIGSEVGLSAPAVKRRVDRLRAEGAITGFTVRVDPAALGWETEGFVEIYCRHNTSPEDIRRGMERYPEVVSASTVTGEADAIVQVFASDMRHFERVLERIAGEPFVVRTKSVLVLSPLLRRFSSGAPA
- a CDS encoding amino acid permease, which produces MLDHGAAPPTSEQSTAQDQGFGARLMRRKPVEQLVAEGGQGDGGSLRRSLTMWQLTMISIGATLGTGIFVVLGEATPLAGPAVAISFVIAGLTALFSALSYAELAGSIPVSGSSYSYSYATMGEIVAWICGWCLILEYGVSVAAVAVGWGEYLNELLDGTIGVTIPDAVSAPMGEGGLINLPALVVVLLAMVFLMGGAKESARVNSIMVGVKIVTLLLFIGIGFMGIKAGNYTPLAPLGVTGISAAAASLFFSYIGFDAASTAGEEAKNPKRDLPRAIMLSLLVVTVLYCLVALVAVGAMPWQDFEGTEAALAQIMKDVTGQSVWGVVLAAGAVVAIASVVFAVLYGQTRILFAMSRDGLVPKLFAKVNPRTGAPRANTVIVSVFCGALAAFIPLGELANATSIGTLFAFALVNVAVVILRYKRPEMNRTFRVMLFPLTPILGFLFCAYLMYTMPGTTWMVFGGWMIVGLVFYFGYGMRRSRLATAEK